In Spinacia oleracea cultivar Varoflay chromosome 5, BTI_SOV_V1, whole genome shotgun sequence, a single window of DNA contains:
- the LOC110796212 gene encoding oxysterol-binding protein-related protein 3C, producing MAPTDPKQAASAGGFFASIASTFSNFGTSVHKSVKGSTEQEGLEVINPDGGTDDAVEEAQKGRWKQEDRDGYWKMMQKYIGSDITSMVTLPVVIFEPMTMLQKMAELMEYSHLLDEADRCEDPHLRLVYASSFFISVYFAFQRTWKPFNPILGETYEMVNHGGISFIAEQVSHHPPMSAAHAENDHFTYDITSKLKTKFLGNSVDVYPVGRTRVTLKGHGDVLELVPPPTKVNNLIFGRTWVDSPGEMVLSNLTTGDKVVLYFQPCGWFGAGRYEVDGYVYNAADEPQILMTGKWNKAMSYQPCDSEGEPLPSTQMKEVWRVADVPEGDKYQYTYFAHKINSFDTAPKQLLASDSRLRPDRYALEKGDLSKSGSEKSSLEERQRAEKRTREAKGEQFIPKWFDFNGEVTTTPWGDLEVYDYNGKYTEQREIVKNNDSIHEVDIQSIEFNPWQYGSVAEE from the exons ATCGACAGAACAAGAAGGTTTGGAAGTTATAAACCCCGATGGAGGAACTGATGATGCGGTAGAGGAAGCACAGAAGGGAAGGTGGAAGCAGGAG GATAGAGATGGTTACTGGAAAATGATGCAAAAGTACATAGGCTCTGATATTACATCAATGGTCACACTGCCAGTTGTTATTTTTGAACCAATGACAATGTTGCAAAAAATGGCTGAG TTGATGGAGTACTCCCACCTGCTTGATGAGGCGGATAGATGCGAGGATCCTCACCTGAGACTGGTTTATGCCT CGTCCTTTTTTATCTCTGTCTACTTTGCCTTCCAACGCACATGGAAGCCTTTCAATCCAATCTTGGGTGAGACTTATGAGATGGTGAATCATGGAGGCATTTCGTTTATAGCAGAACAA GTGAGCCACCATCCGCCAATGAGTGCTGCACATGCAGAAAATGACCATTTCACATATGATATAACATCAAAGCTGAAGACGAAATTTCTAGGAAACTCAGTCGATGTATACCCTGTTGGAAG AACACGAGTGACTTTAAAAGGCCATGGTGATGTTCTAGAGTTGGTGCCCCCTCCAACCAAGGTCAACAATCTTATATTCGGAAGAACTTGGGTTGATTCACCTGGAGAGATGGTCCTCAGTAACTTGACCACTGGTGATAAAGTTGTGCTGTATTTTCAACCATGTGGCTGGTTCGG AGCTGGCCGTTATGAAGTTGATGGCTATGTGTATAATGCGGCTGATGAACCACAGATCTTGATGACTGGAAAATGGAATAAGGCCATGAGCTATCAACCGTGTGACTCTGAAGGGGAACCATTACCAAGCACCCAAATGAAAGAG GTATGGAGGGTTGCTGATGTTCCAGAAGGCGACAAATATCAATACACGTATTTCGCACACAAAATCAACAGCTTTGACACTGCACCTAAGCAGTTGCTGGCATCAGATTCTCGGCTGCGTCCTGATAGATATGCACTTGAAAAGGGTGATTTGTCGAAATCTGGTTCCGAAAAGAGCAG TTTGGAGGAGAGACAAAGAGCTGAAAAAAGAACTCGTGAGGCGAAAGGAGAACAATTTATTCCCAAGTGGTTTGACTTCAACGGTGAAGTTACCACCACTCCTTGGGGTGATTTGGAAGTTTACGACTACAACGGCAAATACACTGAACAGAGGGAAATTGTGAAGAACAACGATAGTATTCACGAGGTTGACATCCAATCAATAGAGTTCAACCCTTGGCAATATGGAAGTGTAGCTGAAGAGTAG